The DNA segment TCTGGCTGGATGCACGCACCAGGGCATCGGTGATGCCTGCCTCGGAGGCGGCATGGCCAGCGTCGCGCACGATCTGCAGCTCGCTGTTGGGCCAGGCCTTGTGCAGCGCCCAGGCGTTGTCCAGCGGGCAGATGGCGTCGTAGCGGCCATGCACGATCACGCCCGGCAGATGGGCGATGCGCGGCATGTCGCGAAGCAACTGGTTGGGTTCGAGGAACGCGTTGTTGACGAAGTAATGGCACTCGATGCGGGCGATGGACAGGGCGCGCATCGGCTCGCTGAAGCGTTCCACCACCGGCGCGCTGGGGCGCAGGGTGGCGGTGCGGCCTTCCCAGGTGGACCAGGCCTTGGCGGCGTGCATCTGGGCGATCTGGTCCTGGCCGGTCAGACGCTTGTAGAAAGCCTGCATCAGGTCGCCGTGTTCCTCGGCCGGAATCGGCGCCAGGTAGTCCTCCCAGTAGTCCGGGAACATCCGGCTGCAGCCTTCCTGGTAGAACCAGTGGAAGTCCTCCGGGCGGCACAGGAAGATGCCCCGCAGGATCAGGCCGAGCACGCGCTCCGGGTGCACCTGGGCATAGGCCAGGGACAGGGTGGAACCCCAGGAGCCGCCGAACAGCACCCACTTGTCTACCCCTAAGTGCTGGCGGATGCGCTCGAGGTCGGCGACCAGGTCCCAGGTGGTGTTCTTTTCCAGGCTCGCGTGGGGCGTGGAGCGGCCACAGCCGCGCTGGTCGAAGGTGACGATGCGGTACAGATTCGGATCGAAGAAGCGCCGGCTCATGGCGTCGCAGCCAGCACCCGGCCCCCCGTGGATGAACACTACCGGCAGGCCTTCCGGCGTGCCGCTTTCGTCCACGTAGAGCACGTGCGGCGCATCCACCGCCAGCTCGTGCCGGGCGTAGGGTTTTATCTCCGGATACAAAGTCTGCATGCTGGGCTCCCGAAACTGTGCGTAAGGTCGACCCCTGGACGAGTCCGGCCTTCTAATCTGCCGGGCATCATAACGAGGAAAAAGGAGTTCAGCATGCTACTCAGGAAGTTCGCGCTGCCGACGCTCTGCGTTCTGGCAATCCTAGCCGGTTGTGGGCGTAACGACCCGGCGGCGGAGCTGGATGCAGCGGTGCAGCAGCTACAGGACAACCTCGAAGCGAAGAAGACCAGCGCGGTGCTGGAGCAGTTGCACCCGCAATTCATCGCCCAGCAGCAGAACGACCAGGACTGGGCGAAACGCACCATGACACTGATGTTCCTGCGCCACAAGAATGTCAGCGTGATCGCCCTCAGCAAGGCCAATACCCTCGACCCGACCTATCGCGAAAAGGGCTACACAGATGCCCAGGTGGCCCTTGCCGGCGCCGAGGGGCTGATCCCCGACAGTGCGCGCCATTACGGCGTGAAACTGGAGTGGTGGCTGGATGACGGCGAGTGGCAGCTCGCCCGGCTGGACTGGCAATGAGCGCACCGCTCACCCATCGCATCCGTGCCGCCGGCCTGCTGGTAAGGGATGGCCGTATCCTGCTGGTCAAGCACGTGGTGGGCGACGACACCTACTGGATTCCTCCCGGCGGCGGCTTCGAATCCCCAAGCGACGAATCCACCCGCGACACGGTGCGCCGCGAGTTCATGGAAGAAACCGGCCTGAACGTGGACGTCGGCCCGCTGGTCTACGTCCGCGAGTTCGCCGAGCCGGCCATGGGACGTTTCCATTTGGAGCTGTTCTACCGGATCGACGCGTGGCGCGGCGAACTCAGCCTGGCCAACCTGAAGGGCCTGGGTGGCGATGAATTCGAAATCCGTGAACTGGGCTGGGTCAGCCGCGAGGAACTGGCCACACTGCCCTTCTATCCGGCGGAGCTGCTGGATGACATGTGGGAGCGGGTGGCCGGAGAGGTCGTGGTGATCCGTCACCTGGGGTTGCAGCGGTAGGATCGATCGCTGCATGTCCTTGTAGGGGCGAATTCATTCGCCAAGGGTCGCGAAGCGGCCCCCGATTGCTCCAGAGGGCAGGCCTTTGACCTGCTTGGCGAATGAATTCGCCCCTACACAAAAGCAGCGCATGTCCAGGCTCAACGCCCGTAGGCTTCCCGTCCCCAGTCCAGCATCGCCTGCAGCACGTTGCGCAGCACCGCCTGGGTCGGCACCGCCAGATCCTCGCGGTAGTCGAAGGGCACCTGCTCGTCCATGTAGGTGCACTGCGCCAGTTCCAGTTGCACGGCGTGGATGTGCTGTTCAGGCTGGCCGTAGTGGCGGGTGATATGACCGCCCTTGAAGCGGCCATTGAGCACATGGCTGTAGTCCTGCGCACCGGCGCAGACCGCCACCAGAGCGTCGGCCAGGCTCGGGTCACAGCTGGCACCGGCGTTGGTGCCAAGGTTGAAGTCCGGCAGTCGGCCGTCGAACAGGCGTGGGACGAAGGAGCGGATGGAGTGCGCGTCGAACAGCAGCGCGTAGCCGAACTCGGCCTTCATCCGCGCCAGCTCATCGCGGAGGGTCTGGTGGTAAGGGGTCCAGATTTCCGCCAGGTAACGCGCGCGTTCCGCCGGCGAAGGTTCCTCGCCCTCGTGATAGAGCGGCTCTCCGTCGAACAGGGTGGCCGGGTAGAGGCCGGTGGTGGCGGTGGCGTAGAGCGGCGTGTCGTCGGCGGGCCGGTTCAGGTCGATGACGTAGCGCGAATATTGCGCCGCCAGTGTGCTTGCGCCCAGCTCGGCGGCGAAGTCGTAGAGACGCGGGATGTGCCAGTCGGTGTCGGTGAGGTCCCAGCCGGCCTCGACCATGCCGGCCTCCACCGCCGGGGTCAGATGGATGCCGGGGTGCGGCATGCTGATCAACAGCGGTGCGCTGCCGCGGCTGAAACTCAGAACGTTATCCACAGTCGATCTCCTGTCCGTGTCGAATCACCCGCTTGGGCAGGTCACCGCCCAGCCAGTAGGCAAGTTCCGCCGGGCGCTGGATGTCCCAGACGACGAAGTCAGCCATCTTGCCCACTTCCAGGCTGCCGTGGCTGTCGGCCAGCCCCAGGGCCTTGGCCGCATGCAGGGTGGCACCGGCAAGCGCCTCTTCCGGGGTCAGGCGGAACGAGGTGCAGGCCATATTCAGCATCATCCGCAGCGATAGCGCCGGGGATGTGCCAGGGTTGAGGTCGGTGGACACCGCCATGGCGACACCGTGCTTGCGCAGCACATCGATGGGCGGCAGCTGGGTTTCGCGCAGCAGGTAGAAGGCACCGGGCAGCAGCACGGCGACCGTTCCGGCCGCCGCCATGGCAATGGCGTCATCCTCGGTCATGTACTCCAGATGGTCCGCCGACAGCGCCTGGTAACGCGCCGCCAGGGTAGAACCGTGCAGGGAGGACAGTTGTTCGGCGTGCAGTTTCACCGGAAGCCCCAGGCGCTGGGCCACCTTGAACACCCGCTCCACCTGCTCGGGGGAGAACGCCAGGTACTCGCAGAAGGCATCCACCGCATCGACCAAGCCTTCATCGGCCAGTGCCGGCAGTATCTCGCTGCAGATGTGCTCGATGTAGTCGTCGGCACGACCCGCATATTCCGGCGGCAGGGCGTGGGCGGCCAGGCAGGTGGCACGCACGGTAATGGGCAAGGTCTCACCGAGGCGACGGGCGACCCGCAGCATCTTGCGCTCGCTGGCCAGGTCCAGGCCGTAGCCGGACTTCACTTCCAGGGTGGTGACGCCGTCGCGCAGCAACTGGCGCGCGCGCCGGGTAGCGCTATCCAGAAGCTCGTCCTCGCTGGCCTCGCGGGTGGCGCGCACGGTGCTGGCGATGCCGCCGCCCTGGGCGGCGATCTCGGCGTAACTGACGCCTTCCAGGCGCTGCTCGAACTCGCGACTGCGGTCGCCGCCGAACACCAGGTGGGTATGGCAGTCGATCAGCCCCGGGGTTACCCAGGCGCCGCCTAGATCGACTTCGACGTCGTAGGGAATGGCGGGCAGTTCAGTGCGCGGGCCGATCCACTCGATGCGCCCGGCATAGGTCACCAGCACGGCGTCTTCGATGATCGAGTACTTGCCGCCCTGCATCGTGGCGACGTGGCAGTTGTCCCAGAGGTGTTTCATTGCAGTCCTCCCATGCGCGCCGCGATGGCGTCCAGCACGGTGTGGTCGCGCAGCAGTTCGGTGGCACGGGCGATGTCCGGTGCCAGCCAGCGGTCCTGGTCATAAGCCGGCACCCGCTCGCGCAGGGCCTCCCAGGCCACCCCGGTGCCCGCGCCGAATCCCGTGGGCGCGTGGAACTCGAACGCCTGGGCAGCCAACAGGTATTCGATCGCGAGAATGCGTCTGCAGTTCTCCACGGCCTTGCCCAGCTTGAGGGCGGCGCTGGTACCCAGGCTCAGGTGATCCTCCTGCAGGCCGGAGGTGACGAAGTTATCCACAACGGCCGGTTGCGCCAGTTGGCGGTTCTCGCCGGCAAGCGCGGCGGCAACGTATTGGGCAATCATCATCCCCGAGTTGACGCCGGGCCGGCTCACCAGGAATGCGGGCAATCCGCTGACCAGTGGATTGACCAGGCGATCCAGGCGCCGTTCGGCAATGCCGCCGAGTTCAGCGACGGCGATCGCCAGCAGGTCAGCCGCCATGGCCACCGATTCGCCATGGGGGTTGGCCTGGGAGACGATCTTGTAACTGTCCGGCGTCCCCAGCAGTAGCGGGTTGTCGTTGGCCGATGCCAGTTCGGTATCTACCTGCTTCGCGGCATGGGCCAGCTGATCACGGCAGGCGCCGTGCACCTGCG comes from the Pseudomonas sp. TCU-HL1 genome and includes:
- the hutG gene encoding N-formylglutamate deformylase is translated as MDNVLSFSRGSAPLLISMPHPGIHLTPAVEAGMVEAGWDLTDTDWHIPRLYDFAAELGASTLAAQYSRYVIDLNRPADDTPLYATATTGLYPATLFDGEPLYHEGEEPSPAERARYLAEIWTPYHQTLRDELARMKAEFGYALLFDAHSIRSFVPRLFDGRLPDFNLGTNAGASCDPSLADALVAVCAGAQDYSHVLNGRFKGGHITRHYGQPEQHIHAVQLELAQCTYMDEQVPFDYREDLAVPTQAVLRNVLQAMLDWGREAYGR
- the hutI gene encoding imidazolonepropionase, with the translated sequence MKHLWDNCHVATMQGGKYSIIEDAVLVTYAGRIEWIGPRTELPAIPYDVEVDLGGAWVTPGLIDCHTHLVFGGDRSREFEQRLEGVSYAEIAAQGGGIASTVRATREASEDELLDSATRRARQLLRDGVTTLEVKSGYGLDLASERKMLRVARRLGETLPITVRATCLAAHALPPEYAGRADDYIEHICSEILPALADEGLVDAVDAFCEYLAFSPEQVERVFKVAQRLGLPVKLHAEQLSSLHGSTLAARYQALSADHLEYMTEDDAIAMAAAGTVAVLLPGAFYLLRETQLPPIDVLRKHGVAMAVSTDLNPGTSPALSLRMMLNMACTSFRLTPEEALAGATLHAAKALGLADSHGSLEVGKMADFVVWDIQRPAELAYWLGGDLPKRVIRHGQEIDCG
- the pip gene encoding prolyl aminopeptidase, producing MQTLYPEIKPYARHELAVDAPHVLYVDESGTPEGLPVVFIHGGPGAGCDAMSRRFFDPNLYRIVTFDQRGCGRSTPHASLEKNTTWDLVADLERIRQHLGVDKWVLFGGSWGSTLSLAYAQVHPERVLGLILRGIFLCRPEDFHWFYQEGCSRMFPDYWEDYLAPIPAEEHGDLMQAFYKRLTGQDQIAQMHAAKAWSTWEGRTATLRPSAPVVERFSEPMRALSIARIECHYFVNNAFLEPNQLLRDMPRIAHLPGVIVHGRYDAICPLDNAWALHKAWPNSELQIVRDAGHAASEAGITDALVRASSQMARRLLDLPPEEDA
- a CDS encoding NUDIX domain-containing protein, which encodes MSAPLTHRIRAAGLLVRDGRILLVKHVVGDDTYWIPPGGGFESPSDESTRDTVRREFMEETGLNVDVGPLVYVREFAEPAMGRFHLELFYRIDAWRGELSLANLKGLGGDEFEIRELGWVSREELATLPFYPAELLDDMWERVAGEVVVIRHLGLQR